A window of Anaerohalosphaeraceae bacterium genomic DNA:
AACTCGTGCAACTAGCTGTTCTGCATGCAGAATTTGAGGCCCTGCATCCATTTTATGATGGTAATGGTCGAATCGGAAGGTTGTTTGTCCCCTTATTTTTATATAAAACAGAACTCATTAAAAGTCCTACATTTTATATAAGTGCTTATTTTGAGGCAAATCGCGAGGAATATTATGAGCGGCTCCTGGCAGTCTCCCGTGATAATGATTGGACTGGTTGGTGTCAATTTTTCTTAAAAGCTATTGAGAGCCAAGCCAGAGAGAATCAAGAAAAGGCGACAAAAATCCTTCAGTTATATGAAGAAAAGAAAAACCAGATACAGGAGATTACTCGTTCCCAATATACCCTACATATCTTAGACTTTATTTTCGAAAATCCTATATTTAAGGCAACCACTTTAGCAAAAATAGGAAAAATTCCGGAATCCTCTGCAAAAAAACTTCTGATTGATTTACGTAATGCTAATGTTATCAAGACATTAAAACAAGCAAGCGGGCGAAGGGCGGCTGTATTTGTATTTCATGAATTGCTGAATATTGCCGAAGGGCG
This region includes:
- a CDS encoding Fic/DOC family N-terminal domain-containing protein, giving the protein MGQPVLYHYGRFPPTNIQWDKLISLIGPATGALTRYDGVLSVIRNPSVLLSPLTTQEAVLSSRIEGTQATLGEVLEYEAEKDGNGFPEEKKEDIFEILNYRQAIWKAVELLKKLPLCGRVICEAHRVLNKAPGEYRKTQNWIGPHGCSLEQARFVPISPDQLPDGISAWEKYIHQETPDKLVQLAVLHAEFEALHPFYDGNGRIGRLFVPLFLYKTELIKSPTFYISAYFEANREEYYERLLAVSRDNDWTGWCQFFLKAIESQARENQEKATKILQLYEEKKNQIQEITRSQYTLHILDFIFENPIFKATTLAKIGKIPESSAKKLLIDLRNANVIKTLKQASGRRAAVFVFHELLNIAEGREVF